The genome window TGGATTTGTTTTAGCCTGCAGGAGCTCTATTGACGGTAGGAATACAGCGAGAGGGTCTCCATTTTCGTCTACTAACAGGTTCCCTTCACTGTCCTTTACTTTCCATACAGTGTAGTCTTCAAAGAGGTTGTGTCCTGCCTCCTTTAACCAGCCGTATCTGAGCATTTCAAGAAAGCTCATCTGTTTCAAGGCTTTTGAGAAAGCTCTATCTATCTGGAAGCTGGAATGGATATCTCTAAACCTCTGGGAGTATGGAAATGCAATTAAATTGCAAACTTCCTTAGCAGTTTCTATAAATTCGGAAAGTGTAAAGACAAAGATTTCAGAGTCCTTTCTCTTGCGAAGTTCATTAAGAATCATCTGGATGGTTGGAACTATTTTTGGAGAAAAGGTATCTACAAGGTTTTGGTAGGTTACCGTGTAGCTTCCTTCATCATCTAAAGGATAATTAATCGACTTTATTAATGTATTGAGCTCCCATTGGTAGCTTGTTCTTACTTCTAAGTCTTTTGAAATATTTTCTATTTCCTGGAAAAGTTTTGATAGTTTAGGGAAATTGGCATATACTCCCTTTCTATTGATGTAGTAATACTTACTTGCTGGAGGGGATAGTTCAAGGAACTTGAAATTCTCTGGAATTATCTTTAGAGTTCCTCCTCTAAAGTTTAGAGCTCCAAAAGTTACCTCTCTCGCCCCTACTTCTTTTGCCTTCGTCAAAAGTTTCTCTATCTCCTTAAGTGTAGGAAATTGTGAATGGAGAAATGGGACAACGTTTATTCCAGTTGGAATTCCAGCTTCATTGAGCTTGGCAACAAGCTCGAATCTTTCTTCAGGAGATAGAGATTCAGGTTCATACTTTTTTCTGTATTTATCACTTAGAGAGGTTATTGTTATCAATCCAGCTCTTGGAGTGGACATCTGAATGAGAGTTTTAAACAGCTCTTTTGTATGGATTCCTTTGGTTGTGAAAAAGAATGGGAAACCATATTCATCAAAAATCTCTAATAGTTGTCTTGAGACGCCTTCGCAGCCAGGTACAAAAATATCTGAATTATTGGAGGCATAAATAGGATAGCGGTTCTTTAAATACCAGTCTAAGAAACTGTTAGGGTTTGGGTTCTTATCTGCCTTTTCTACTGTAGAAACGGTCGAGTGTATTAGCTTTGAAGGGCTGCCAAGTCCACCTACAGAAAGGTCAAATATTTTTTTCTTGTTTATGCAGGCAAAACAGTAAGCACACCCTCTAAAACACCAGCGGAAGGCTTCATAGTTAACACCTATAGGAAATGCTGGAATGGAACCAAAAACAGTAAAGTTGTTGGCTTCTTTAAAGAAATTGACCTTTTTACCCAAAATTTCCTCCAAAAAAACAAAAGGGACTAACGGGCTTTATATTACCCGCAGTCCCTTGAAATTATTTTAATGCAATTAGTTTGCTAAGTCAAGACGCCATCAAAATCAAATCTAAAATCTCTAACGTCTTTTAAAAATTCTATTTTTTCGCAATCCCATCTGGAGCGAACCGAAGGAGCTATGAAATTTATTATTTGATATATCTCAAATGTTGAGAAAAGTTTAACAGCCCAATCATCACTGTAATAGTAAAATAGAGTATGCACCTTATCAAAATGGAGATTAAGGCAAATTAGAAAATCTTCTATTCGTTGAACGCAGAGATAAGAGCTGACTATTTGATATATAGTCCAGTGAGCACTATCAGGATTAACTTTTGGAATGTTTTTTCTCTCCTCTTCTATTCTGGGGTTGCATCCGCAATTTTCCAGGTAATCAAAAACATCTTGGAGAGTTTGATATCTGTAAATATCATCTTTTTTTTGAAAGAATGGTCGGGGATAAAAGGTTATAACTTTATTCCCTAAACAGCCTCCCGTCATTTCCCCCATTCCGTCACCACGAATAAAGATTTCTATCATGGCTTCCTCCTTTATGCAATAAGTTTGCTTAAGATTGAGGTATTTCTTCTTCTACAATCTCTAAAGGTTTATAGGTTGCTGGGTCGTAATCCTCTACTTTTTCCTGTTTGAGGAACTTTGGAAGTCTTTTGTATAAGGCGACTCCAAAAGAGATTCCGATAGCAAAGGATACTTTTGCTTTTCTGTCCCATAGAACTCCTAACGGAGCAATTACAACATACTTGTGAGGTAGCTTTAATTTTTTGAGTTTTTCAACTACTTTAGGAGCTACATTTTCTAATAGTTGAGCTTCTAAGTCGGGAATGTTTCTCTCTACACTTGCACAACCGATGTTGCTTTCTATCAGTGATATCATTTCTTTTCTTTCATCGTACACAAAGACATGGACAGAGTCGATACACCTCCAGAGCCACATTTTCCACCTCCACAGTTTGGTTTCTAAGGTTTAATTCTTTCTCAAATTAAGGTCTACAGCTAAATCGTTTATTAGGAATGTCAAAGCGGTTAGAGCTTCTCGGTAGGTTGTTCCTTTAGGTAATCTGGTCTTATTCCATCCGCTTCCAAGCTCCGTTTCTACAAGGACAGTATCACGACCGTAGAGTACTTCATTGACAAGAAGCTGAGTAATAACTCTTTCAAATACTTTACTCATTCTTTTAGCTTCTCTTTTTATTTCTTGTTTTTTCTCCTCTGGAAGATTGCCAAAATCAACTTCTTTCAATTTTTCTAAAGTTACCATTCCACACCTCTATGCAATTAATTTGCTTCAAACATAAGGTTTCGAAGTTCAAAGTCGTCAATAAATTTTTGGAGCTCCTCTGCATCTTCCTTTTCCGCCCAATAATAGAACCAACTCTCAGCGTCTTTCCAGGAAGCCTTTTCTCCAGAAGGAGAGTAAACAAGTTCATGGACTCTTTCGTCTGGAACTTCTAAGTAGAGAGCTTTAGGGGTGATTTTTAAAGGTTTGTAGAGATAAAAAGCTTTTGTAACAATTCCGTCGTCAAAGTCCGATTTCCAGATACGCATTATCATTTTTCACCTCCACGGTTTGGTTTTTCCATCGTCAAAATTCAATTTATGCAATTGCTTTGCATTGTCAAGTTAGGGATATTTCATGTAAACTACCATCTTTAGCGATATCAAAAACATTTACTTGATAATCAGAAATAAGAAA of Balnearium lithotrophicum contains these proteins:
- a CDS encoding radical SAM protein, encoding MGKKVNFFKEANNFTVFGSIPAFPIGVNYEAFRWCFRGCAYCFACINKKKIFDLSVGGLGSPSKLIHSTVSTVEKADKNPNPNSFLDWYLKNRYPIYASNNSDIFVPGCEGVSRQLLEIFDEYGFPFFFTTKGIHTKELFKTLIQMSTPRAGLITITSLSDKYRKKYEPESLSPEERFELVAKLNEAGIPTGINVVPFLHSQFPTLKEIEKLLTKAKEVGAREVTFGALNFRGGTLKIIPENFKFLELSPPASKYYYINRKGVYANFPKLSKLFQEIENISKDLEVRTSYQWELNTLIKSINYPLDDEGSYTVTYQNLVDTFSPKIVPTIQMILNELRKRKDSEIFVFTLSEFIETAKEVCNLIAFPYSQRFRDIHSSFQIDRAFSKALKQMSFLEMLRYGWLKEAGHNLFEDYTVWKVKDSEGNLLVDENGDPLAVFLPSIELLQAKTNPKDGVTDGVLSTEFLKEFGIEFE